A stretch of the Thalassotalea euphylliae genome encodes the following:
- a CDS encoding cupredoxin domain-containing protein, translated as MMVINLLGLVLIALIVWWFWLYKPNKTIVQDNEVLIEVRDGVYSPSSIQVSASQPVTLKFMRKDQSPCAETMLIPSLEISEQLKLNEITQITLLNLSPGEHEFHCQMQMYRGVLKVV; from the coding sequence ATGATGGTAATTAACTTATTAGGCTTAGTGTTAATCGCACTGATTGTTTGGTGGTTTTGGCTATACAAACCCAATAAAACAATTGTTCAAGATAATGAAGTACTCATTGAAGTGAGGGATGGCGTGTATTCACCATCCTCAATCCAAGTGTCTGCTAGTCAACCTGTCACTCTGAAGTTTATGCGCAAAGATCAATCACCCTGCGCTGAAACAATGCTTATTCCATCATTGGAGATAAGCGAGCAGCTTAAATTAAATGAAATTACTCAAATAACCTTATTGAACTTATCACCGGGAGAGCATGAGTTTCATTGTCAGATGCAAATGTATCGCGGTGTCTTAAAGGTTGTTTAG
- a CDS encoding heavy metal translocating P-type ATPase translates to MEKVSHNQQLIIEGAGCASCVGKIEGALKATLGVVSAEMNFADRTVTVSGTAKTEALIKAVESVGDNAKPIDDSSATDALDEKEAADWAYYKKLMRDTFIALSLGVPLMLYSIVVGEMTVETNLERMSWLIVGILTFGVMYFSGKHFYVGAWKSFKNHSANMDTLIALGTGTAWVYSMVVVFAPDTVPLMARHVYFEATAMIIGLIDLGLALEIKARGKTSEAIKRLIGLQAKTATVVRDNKEVQIGIEQVLLNDIVKVKPGEKIPVDGVVLEGHTSIDESMLTGEPMPVEKAEEDEVVAGTLNKSGMILFRATRVGKDTALAQIINMVKRAQNSKPPIGRLADVISAFFVPVVMIISVLSALAWLNFGPEPAIAFAIVSATTVLIIACPCALGLATPMSVMVGVGKAAEAGVLIRNGEALQTASKITAMILDKTGTITEGSPKVTDIVLAKATDEKDVLQLAASLESGSEHPLAQAIVESALDKDIELLKIESFNAITGFGVEANCNNKALLFGNDKLMKLKGIDLTGFVEQAQSLAKEAKTPMYFAVDGELAAIIAVADPIKSDSISAIKRLQANGIRVIMLTGDNKETAAAVAKKAGITEFLAEVLPEDKANKVKELQDSGEIVGMTGDGINDAPALALADVGFAIGTGTDVAIESADITLMRGSLHGLADAIAVSKATLRNIKQNLFGAFIYNVAGVPFAAGVLYPFFGILLSPVIAGAAMAFSSLTVVSNANRLRFFKAQNS, encoded by the coding sequence TTGGAGAAAGTATCACATAACCAACAACTTATCATTGAAGGAGCTGGGTGTGCTAGCTGTGTAGGCAAAATTGAAGGAGCGTTAAAGGCAACTCTTGGTGTAGTCAGTGCGGAAATGAATTTTGCTGATAGGACTGTAACAGTTTCTGGGACAGCCAAGACAGAAGCATTGATCAAAGCTGTTGAGTCTGTGGGGGATAACGCGAAGCCAATTGATGATAGCTCAGCAACAGATGCGCTTGACGAGAAAGAGGCGGCGGATTGGGCATATTACAAAAAGCTAATGCGCGATACGTTTATTGCCCTTTCACTCGGTGTTCCTTTGATGCTCTACAGCATTGTGGTTGGAGAAATGACGGTTGAAACAAACCTTGAACGCATGTCTTGGTTGATTGTAGGCATTTTAACTTTTGGTGTTATGTATTTTTCAGGTAAGCATTTTTATGTTGGCGCATGGAAAAGCTTTAAAAACCACTCCGCTAATATGGACACTCTAATAGCGTTGGGAACAGGTACTGCTTGGGTGTATTCGATGGTGGTGGTGTTTGCACCTGACACCGTTCCATTGATGGCACGGCATGTTTATTTTGAAGCTACCGCCATGATCATTGGCTTAATTGATTTAGGTCTAGCATTAGAAATAAAAGCCAGAGGCAAAACCTCTGAGGCCATTAAACGTCTTATCGGCTTGCAGGCTAAAACAGCAACCGTGGTTCGTGACAACAAAGAAGTTCAGATTGGTATTGAGCAGGTTTTACTTAACGATATTGTGAAGGTAAAACCGGGTGAAAAAATTCCCGTCGATGGTGTGGTATTGGAAGGGCACACCTCTATTGATGAGTCCATGCTGACAGGCGAACCTATGCCTGTTGAAAAAGCCGAAGAAGATGAGGTTGTCGCTGGTACTTTGAACAAATCAGGCATGATTTTATTTAGAGCCACACGCGTTGGTAAAGACACGGCGCTTGCACAAATCATCAATATGGTTAAACGAGCACAAAATTCAAAACCGCCGATTGGCCGCTTGGCCGATGTTATTTCAGCTTTTTTCGTGCCTGTTGTCATGATCATCTCTGTGTTAAGTGCGCTAGCATGGCTTAACTTTGGACCTGAGCCAGCAATTGCTTTTGCCATCGTATCAGCAACTACTGTACTCATTATTGCCTGCCCATGTGCTTTGGGCTTGGCAACGCCCATGTCTGTCATGGTCGGAGTAGGAAAGGCCGCAGAAGCAGGAGTGCTTATTCGAAACGGAGAAGCGTTACAAACCGCCTCTAAAATCACTGCCATGATTTTAGATAAAACGGGCACTATTACTGAAGGTTCGCCTAAGGTAACCGATATTGTCTTAGCAAAAGCTACTGACGAAAAAGACGTACTACAGCTTGCAGCAAGTTTAGAAAGTGGCTCAGAGCACCCCTTAGCGCAAGCGATTGTTGAAAGTGCGTTAGATAAGGATATTGAGTTACTAAAAATTGAATCGTTTAACGCCATTACGGGTTTTGGTGTAGAAGCAAACTGCAACAATAAAGCCCTGCTTTTCGGAAACGATAAACTAATGAAGCTAAAAGGCATAGACCTCACTGGCTTTGTTGAACAAGCACAGTCTTTAGCAAAAGAAGCCAAAACACCTATGTACTTTGCTGTAGATGGTGAGCTTGCGGCTATTATTGCTGTTGCAGACCCAATCAAGTCAGACTCAATCTCGGCTATCAAACGCCTTCAAGCTAACGGTATACGCGTTATCATGCTAACGGGTGATAACAAGGAAACCGCCGCCGCTGTTGCTAAAAAAGCGGGTATTACTGAGTTTCTTGCTGAAGTGCTGCCAGAAGATAAAGCCAACAAGGTTAAAGAGCTGCAAGACAGTGGCGAGATCGTTGGTATGACAGGAGATGGCATCAACGATGCTCCAGCACTAGCGTTAGCCGATGTCGGTTTCGCCATAGGAACAGGTACAGACGTAGCCATAGAAAGTGCTGACATTACCCTGATGCGTGGTTCACTTCATGGCCTTGCTGATGCCATAGCGGTAAGCAAAGCCACTTTACGAAATATCAAACAAAACCTGTTTGGCGCGTTTATTTACAACGTAGCGGGTGTGCCTTTTGCAGCAGGTGTTTTATACCCCTTCTTTGGCATTCTACTTAGCCCTGTTATAGCAGGGGCGGCAATGGCGTTTTCGTCATTGACCGTGGTGTCAAATGCGAATCGACTTCGCTTTTTTAAAGCCCAAAACTCATAG
- a CDS encoding methyltransferase family protein, with protein sequence MNETYDYGLWSMVILNSAIFIFFAFSFVKPKTSTDWRSLGAFSAFVVALFTEMYGFPLTIYFLSGWLTETYPEVNFFAHENGHLLHTFFGFEGDAHWDPFHITSMVFIVAGFFMLSSAWNVLHHAQKHHQLATTGWYARCRHPQYVAFILIMFGFLLQWPTIPTLAMFPILVVVYVKLAKREEAQAIAEFGSEYQRYMESTPSWIPNFNKNIEGKNHENVR encoded by the coding sequence ATGAATGAGACATATGATTATGGCTTATGGTCAATGGTGATACTGAACTCAGCAATTTTTATCTTTTTTGCATTTAGTTTTGTCAAACCAAAAACATCAACTGATTGGCGAAGCCTTGGTGCTTTCTCAGCTTTTGTTGTCGCCTTATTTACTGAAATGTATGGCTTTCCTTTAACTATCTATTTTCTATCGGGGTGGCTGACGGAGACCTATCCAGAAGTAAACTTCTTTGCGCATGAAAATGGGCACTTATTACATACTTTCTTTGGTTTTGAAGGTGATGCCCATTGGGACCCATTTCATATAACGAGTATGGTGTTTATTGTTGCAGGTTTCTTTATGTTGTCATCAGCATGGAACGTATTACACCACGCGCAAAAACACCATCAATTGGCTACTACAGGGTGGTATGCAAGGTGTCGCCACCCACAGTACGTAGCTTTCATTCTAATCATGTTCGGCTTTTTATTACAGTGGCCGACCATCCCAACGCTTGCGATGTTTCCAATCTTAGTCGTTGTTTACGTCAAGCTAGCGAAACGCGAAGAGGCACAAGCGATTGCTGAATTTGGTTCAGAGTATCAAAGATATATGGAATCGACTCCAAGTTGGATTCCAAACTTTAATAAGAACATAGAAGGTAAAAATCATGAAAACGTTAGGTAA
- a CDS encoding cation transporter, protein MSDLEHRVGVREQNLVVRNLRLSNVTEENCDELVKEIDQLFGIDEVSYNIKEGEIHLAYDAANINLDGIEEVIRKHGADVHDDWWTHTKESYYKFVDQNVKDNAAHKPWSCHKVPPGASRKNK, encoded by the coding sequence ATGAGCGATTTAGAGCATAGAGTTGGCGTTAGAGAGCAGAATTTAGTTGTGCGTAATTTGAGGCTAAGTAATGTCACAGAAGAAAATTGTGACGAGTTAGTAAAAGAAATTGATCAGCTTTTTGGTATAGATGAAGTCAGTTACAACATCAAAGAAGGTGAAATACACCTCGCATATGATGCGGCAAATATAAACCTTGATGGGATTGAGGAAGTTATTCGCAAACATGGTGCCGATGTTCATGATGATTGGTGGACACACACGAAAGAAAGTTACTACAAATTTGTTGATCAGAATGTTAAAGACAATGCTGCACATAAGCCGTGGAGTTGTCACAAAGTTCCTCCGGGTGCAAGCCGGAAAAATAAGTAA
- a CDS encoding DUF5676 family membrane protein produces MKLNEKAFALACAAAFAIVWVVCSALVMVMPDMMSSMTGNMLHTDWKSMGWHMSFIGVFIGGVLWALLMGITGWLIAKIYNMQSS; encoded by the coding sequence ATGAAACTTAATGAAAAAGCTTTTGCGTTGGCTTGTGCTGCCGCCTTTGCCATTGTTTGGGTTGTGTGTTCAGCTCTGGTTATGGTGATGCCAGATATGATGTCCAGTATGACTGGAAACATGTTACATACGGATTGGAAAAGTATGGGCTGGCATATGTCCTTTATAGGGGTATTTATTGGTGGTGTTTTATGGGCGTTATTGATGGGGATCACTGGCTGGCTGATCGCTAAAATCTATAATATGCAATCAAGTTAG
- a CDS encoding porin, which translates to MDTSAFSARFVPIFLFSLNDKMHIEAETEISVDENGETEVELEYADIHYFLSDTTTFTAGKFLLPFGQYGPNQHPSWINRSAFSPGIYGGLGGHGGYQPMQGLLPVMSDIGVGIQHIIPLGKNQKIFFDVYMTNGLAAEAPHDDEEDAHDEEPVQDEHEEEVVDEHEEEEDEHEEVDDHALELPELAFEATSADNNSDKAFGGRIAYAFLPGIEVGASYYTAKYDDDEKLGFTATGFDINWIGNHYIVRGEYIKTETDAFEEDEHEENKVITFDRNGWYLQATFMAGKMFNVLQGTDFVVEYAETNKINEAERWAYGVNYWLDSRAVIKATYEDTIVHDGEDDKRFAIQYSYGF; encoded by the coding sequence ATGGATACAAGTGCATTCAGTGCGCGATTTGTACCTATTTTCTTGTTTAGTCTCAATGACAAAATGCATATAGAAGCTGAAACTGAGATCTCAGTCGATGAAAACGGGGAAACTGAAGTCGAGCTTGAATACGCTGATATTCATTATTTTCTTTCCGATACAACTACTTTTACTGCTGGTAAATTTCTACTCCCATTCGGCCAGTATGGACCGAATCAACACCCTAGTTGGATAAATCGCTCAGCGTTCTCTCCCGGTATTTATGGCGGGTTAGGAGGTCATGGTGGTTATCAACCCATGCAAGGTTTACTGCCTGTGATGAGTGATATTGGTGTTGGCATTCAACACATAATTCCTTTGGGTAAAAATCAGAAAATTTTCTTTGATGTATACATGACAAACGGGCTTGCTGCCGAGGCTCCACATGACGATGAAGAAGATGCCCATGATGAAGAGCCTGTGCAGGATGAACACGAAGAAGAGGTTGTTGATGAACATGAGGAAGAGGAAGACGAGCATGAAGAAGTAGATGATCATGCTTTGGAACTACCTGAATTGGCGTTTGAAGCGACGAGTGCGGATAACAATTCTGATAAAGCGTTTGGCGGTCGTATTGCGTATGCCTTTCTTCCCGGTATTGAGGTTGGCGCTTCTTATTACACGGCAAAATACGATGACGATGAAAAGCTAGGGTTTACAGCAACTGGTTTTGATATCAACTGGATTGGTAACCATTACATCGTCAGAGGGGAATACATCAAAACAGAAACCGATGCCTTCGAAGAAGATGAACATGAAGAAAACAAAGTGATCACATTTGATCGCAATGGCTGGTATCTCCAAGCAACCTTTATGGCAGGAAAAATGTTCAATGTGTTACAGGGAACAGATTTCGTCGTTGAATATGCTGAGACCAATAAAATTAACGAAGCAGAGCGTTGGGCTTATGGAGTTAATTACTGGTTAGACAGCCGAGCTGTCATTAAGGCGACATACGAAGATACCATCGTTCACGATGGTGAAGATGATAAGCGTTTCGCTATTCAATACAGCTATGGCTTTTAA
- a CDS encoding DUF2933 domain-containing protein, producing MKNEHPKFWSTPTGWAALVLIAAATYFLIFEHGQHVLQFLPYLILLLCPLMHVFMHGSHGKHGHDHSHEPDDKKEESFQELTDKNAAYRDGYIQGLEEGRKEFHKKENSDE from the coding sequence ATGAAAAATGAGCACCCTAAATTTTGGTCTACACCCACAGGTTGGGCTGCATTGGTGCTTATTGCCGCAGCAACCTATTTTTTAATCTTTGAACATGGACAACATGTTCTGCAATTTCTTCCTTATTTGATTTTATTGCTATGCCCCTTGATGCACGTATTTATGCATGGCAGTCATGGTAAACATGGTCACGATCATTCACATGAGCCTGATGACAAAAAGGAAGAGAGCTTTCAAGAACTCACGGATAAAAATGCTGCCTATCGTGACGGCTACATACAAGGTTTAGAAGAAGGACGAAAAGAATTTCATAAAAAGGAGAACAGTGATGAATGA
- a CDS encoding efflux RND transporter permease subunit, producing MIAWILELSIRRRGTMLLMALFIIALGMWNYQKLPIDAVPDITNVQVQINTQAQGYSPLETEQRITFIVETGLAGLPKLDYTRSLSRYGLSQVTVVFEEGTDLYFARNLINERLSAIKEQLPFGIEPEMGPIATGLGEIYMYSLTADESAKQNSGLPYDAMALREIHDWVVKPQLALVKGITEINAIGGYKKQYHINPDPLKMLHFGVTSEALSNAIMRNNANQGAGFIERSGQQILVRSQAQLQSIQDIQNVIIKSDDGTLVKVKDVSEVAIGKELRTGAASLKGKESVIGTAMMLVGENSRSVALAVGDKLSEIQNSLPQGVSIVPLYDRTTLVDKAISTVQKNLIEGALLVIFVLFLLLGNIRAALITAAVIPLAMLATITGMVQSKVSANLMSLGALDFGLIVDGAVIIVENCIRRLAESQKRNGSVISLKERLDIVYSATNEVIRPSVFGVLIITIVYVPLFTLTGVEGKMFHPMAATVIIALLSAMVFTFTLVPAAVALFLKGKISEKESPIIVGAKSVYRPVLKWALKLRWLVVCGAALLVTFSILLGSKLGSEFVPQLNEGDIALHAMRIPGTGIDQAVEMQKILEQQIVKYDEVVTVFSKTGTAEVATDAMPPNVTDTFLILKPREQWPNPNLTKADFVERLEKDLSSIPGNNYEFTQPIQMRFNELISGVRADLGIKLYGDDLSQLVSSAQEILTTLNTISGVADARLEQVDDVPIFTVNPKPEALALYGLNASDLQSWLKTVVSGEGAGLIFEGDRRFEIVVRYPELLRANLDQLGNLPIATGSGEFVPVSEVAELNYTTVPSQISRENGKRRIVVTANVRNRDLGSFVQEAQQKIQKNVELPAGYWLEYGGTFEQLESATQRLSIVVPATLFVILTLLVIAFSSIKDALIIFSGVPLALTGGVLALWLRDMPLSISAAVGFIALSGIAVLNGLVMLSFIKQRLFETGELINSIIEGATIRLRPVLMTALVASLGFIPMALNVGTGAEVQRPLATVVIGGIISSTLLTLVVLPVLYRIVFSKYKS from the coding sequence ATGATCGCTTGGATACTAGAATTATCTATCCGTAGACGTGGCACTATGTTGCTAATGGCGTTGTTTATCATCGCTTTAGGAATGTGGAACTATCAGAAGCTACCTATTGATGCTGTGCCAGATATAACCAATGTACAGGTACAAATAAACACGCAAGCTCAAGGTTATTCACCGTTGGAAACAGAGCAACGGATCACGTTTATCGTCGAAACAGGCTTGGCGGGTTTACCTAAGCTGGATTATACCCGTTCACTTTCTCGATATGGCCTGTCGCAAGTGACTGTTGTATTTGAAGAAGGCACAGATTTGTATTTTGCCAGAAACCTAATCAATGAGCGACTTAGCGCAATTAAGGAGCAACTACCGTTTGGCATTGAACCAGAAATGGGGCCAATTGCTACGGGCCTCGGCGAAATATACATGTACAGTTTAACTGCCGACGAAAGTGCAAAGCAGAATAGTGGCCTACCCTATGATGCGATGGCGTTAAGGGAGATCCATGACTGGGTAGTGAAACCACAACTTGCATTGGTTAAAGGGATTACGGAAATCAATGCAATTGGTGGCTATAAAAAGCAATACCATATCAATCCTGATCCGTTAAAGATGTTGCACTTCGGTGTTACCAGTGAAGCGCTATCAAATGCAATAATGCGAAATAATGCAAATCAAGGGGCTGGATTCATCGAAAGAAGCGGACAGCAAATTCTTGTTCGTTCACAAGCTCAGTTGCAATCTATTCAAGACATCCAAAACGTCATTATTAAAAGCGACGACGGCACACTTGTAAAAGTTAAAGATGTCTCCGAGGTTGCGATCGGAAAAGAGCTTAGGACTGGTGCCGCATCACTGAAAGGCAAGGAAAGTGTGATTGGAACAGCAATGATGCTGGTAGGAGAAAATTCACGCTCAGTGGCTTTGGCTGTTGGCGACAAGCTTAGTGAAATTCAAAATAGCTTACCTCAAGGAGTGTCAATAGTTCCCTTATATGACAGGACAACTCTGGTTGACAAAGCAATTAGCACCGTACAGAAAAATCTCATTGAAGGCGCGTTGTTAGTTATCTTCGTATTGTTCCTATTACTAGGTAATATAAGAGCCGCTCTAATTACTGCCGCAGTCATTCCTTTGGCAATGTTGGCAACAATCACGGGCATGGTTCAAAGCAAGGTCTCTGCGAATTTAATGAGTTTGGGAGCTTTGGATTTTGGATTAATTGTCGATGGAGCGGTAATCATCGTTGAGAACTGCATTCGGCGCTTAGCAGAAAGCCAAAAACGAAATGGTTCAGTCATTTCTCTGAAAGAACGGCTAGACATTGTTTATTCTGCTACCAATGAGGTAATACGACCTAGTGTTTTTGGCGTATTGATCATAACGATTGTCTATGTGCCTTTGTTTACCTTGACGGGTGTAGAGGGCAAAATGTTTCATCCGATGGCCGCAACGGTGATCATCGCTCTATTGTCTGCAATGGTATTTACCTTCACACTCGTCCCCGCTGCGGTTGCTTTATTCTTGAAAGGCAAAATCAGCGAAAAAGAAAGTCCGATAATTGTCGGTGCTAAGTCAGTATATCGTCCGGTTTTGAAGTGGGCTTTAAAACTACGTTGGCTAGTTGTTTGCGGCGCTGCTTTACTTGTGACATTTAGCATATTACTTGGTAGTAAATTAGGATCTGAATTTGTTCCTCAACTTAATGAAGGTGACATTGCACTGCACGCGATGCGTATTCCGGGCACGGGTATTGACCAAGCTGTAGAAATGCAGAAGATACTTGAACAACAAATTGTGAAATATGATGAAGTTGTTACGGTGTTTTCAAAAACGGGCACAGCAGAAGTGGCGACAGACGCGATGCCGCCAAATGTGACTGATACTTTTCTGATATTAAAGCCTAGAGAGCAATGGCCCAACCCCAATTTAACAAAAGCGGATTTTGTTGAAAGACTGGAAAAAGATCTCAGTTCCATTCCCGGCAATAATTATGAGTTTACTCAACCAATTCAGATGCGATTTAACGAATTAATTAGCGGAGTAAGAGCTGATTTGGGGATTAAGCTCTACGGTGATGATCTATCCCAACTTGTCAGCTCTGCACAAGAAATTTTGACTACACTCAATACCATTTCAGGTGTTGCTGATGCGCGGCTTGAACAAGTTGATGACGTGCCTATATTTACCGTTAACCCCAAGCCTGAAGCACTAGCGCTATACGGGTTAAATGCAAGCGACTTACAATCTTGGTTAAAAACAGTCGTGTCAGGTGAAGGCGCAGGGTTAATATTCGAAGGTGATCGTCGATTTGAAATTGTAGTTAGATATCCAGAGCTGTTGAGAGCCAACCTTGATCAGCTAGGTAATTTGCCAATCGCAACAGGTAGTGGTGAGTTCGTACCTGTAAGCGAAGTTGCAGAGTTAAATTATACGACGGTTCCAAGTCAAATAAGCCGAGAAAATGGTAAGCGACGAATTGTAGTTACAGCAAATGTTAGAAACCGAGATCTAGGCTCATTCGTACAAGAGGCACAGCAAAAAATTCAAAAAAATGTTGAATTGCCTGCTGGTTATTGGCTTGAGTACGGCGGAACATTTGAGCAACTTGAGAGTGCAACTCAAAGGTTATCCATTGTAGTTCCTGCCACATTATTTGTCATTTTGACACTGCTAGTCATAGCGTTTAGTTCAATAAAAGATGCGCTGATCATATTTAGTGGTGTGCCTTTAGCACTTACAGGCGGTGTATTGGCTTTGTGGTTAAGAGACATGCCTCTTTCAATCTCTGCTGCTGTTGGGTTCATTGCCCTTTCAGGTATCGCTGTATTAAATGGACTGGTCATGCTGTCATTCATTAAACAGCGATTATTTGAAACGGGAGAATTAATTAACTCAATTATCGAAGGCGCAACTATAAGGCTACGCCCTGTACTAATGACCGCTTTGGTTGCAAGTTTAGGATTCATTCCAATGGCGTTAAATGTTGGAACTGGAGCTGAAGTTCAGAGGCCATTGGCAACGGTGGTGATTGGGGGAATTATTTCCTCAACTTTACTAACTTTAGTTGTATTGCCTGTTCTTTATCGAATTGTTTTTAGTAAATACAAATCTTAA
- a CDS encoding P-II family nitrogen regulator: MNMKKVTAIFDEMVLARVEEALLSHGYKGFTIHKAMGRGAYADTYNRNHLSEHIVMTIYVAFDDAEHVAEVLLDAAHTNVEGEGLVSVSPVDNLYWINSKSEASAEDLRSIGGQHEK, from the coding sequence ATGAACATGAAAAAAGTGACAGCCATTTTTGATGAAATGGTATTAGCGCGAGTAGAAGAGGCACTACTTTCACATGGCTATAAAGGCTTTACTATCCATAAAGCGATGGGAAGAGGCGCATATGCTGATACTTATAACAGAAATCACTTATCAGAACATATAGTGATGACCATTTACGTCGCCTTCGACGATGCAGAGCATGTTGCTGAAGTTTTGCTTGATGCAGCGCATACCAACGTTGAAGGAGAAGGATTAGTTAGCGTCTCTCCTGTGGATAATCTCTACTGGATAAATTCTAAGTCTGAAGCTTCAGCGGAAGATTTACGGTCAATAGGAGGCCAACATGAAAAATGA
- a CDS encoding c-type cytochrome, whose translation MKSVIQILLVVSLSLLSAFSSHAEEKISGAEVINNNCARCHNARAVHEFSIPEWKVIMPHMREKAHLTGKETQAVLEFLELTSQSVPLAKKVAPEKMIAPDGKQLFTQFGCQGCHSLKGDGGTVGPALDETIKNKGIGFFIKKLQNPQFNNSSSPMPKMPLNEQQIKAIAEYIKS comes from the coding sequence ATGAAATCAGTTATACAAATATTACTGGTTGTCAGCCTATCTCTTTTGTCTGCTTTTAGCTCTCATGCAGAAGAGAAAATTTCCGGTGCGGAAGTGATCAACAACAATTGTGCAAGATGCCATAACGCTCGCGCTGTTCATGAATTTTCTATTCCCGAATGGAAAGTCATTATGCCGCATATGCGAGAAAAGGCGCATTTAACAGGTAAAGAAACGCAAGCTGTTCTTGAGTTTTTGGAACTAACTAGCCAAAGCGTACCTTTGGCAAAAAAAGTAGCGCCAGAAAAGATGATAGCGCCTGATGGAAAGCAATTGTTTACTCAATTTGGTTGCCAAGGCTGCCATTCATTGAAAGGTGATGGTGGCACTGTTGGGCCAGCGTTAGATGAAACGATTAAAAACAAAGGGATCGGCTTCTTTATTAAGAAGCTCCAAAACCCTCAGTTTAATAACTCATCTTCTCCTATGCCTAAAATGCCGCTAAACGAGCAACAGATAAAAGCGATAGCTGAGTACATTAAATCATAA
- a CDS encoding YybH family protein, with protein sequence MTKYIAITMLSMLAFFANAHDKSHMDDEKQITHIIHQIKYGWENGDGKPFRKHFLDFKGARYFESGGQNVGLNDLVEHHVEPEKDALVFLNLNFSNIQIHIEDGFAWALADTAVKGEVRKSGKTFDKTGFQTFLLKKVDGDWKVLHTHSSSRNRVKK encoded by the coding sequence ATGACTAAATATATAGCAATAACGATGTTGAGTATGTTGGCTTTTTTTGCAAATGCACATGATAAAAGCCACATGGATGATGAAAAGCAAATTACTCATATCATTCATCAAATTAAATATGGCTGGGAAAATGGTGATGGTAAGCCTTTTCGCAAGCACTTTCTTGATTTTAAAGGGGCAAGGTATTTTGAATCGGGCGGTCAAAATGTTGGACTTAACGATTTAGTAGAGCATCACGTTGAACCAGAAAAAGACGCATTGGTTTTCTTGAACTTGAATTTCTCCAATATCCAAATTCATATTGAAGATGGTTTTGCTTGGGCGCTAGCTGATACAGCGGTCAAAGGCGAAGTGAGAAAATCAGGAAAAACCTTTGATAAAACTGGTTTTCAAACATTTCTGCTTAAGAAGGTAGATGGTGATTGGAAGGTGCTTCATACACACTCTTCTAGCAGAAATCGAGTGAAGAAATAG
- a CDS encoding MerR family transcriptional regulator has translation MKVTELAKSLGTTADTVRYYTRLGLLKPAKSVNGYKSYSNKEVSRLKFILSARNLGFSVADIKQILNESEDGKSACPLVRSLIKERLEETEKQFQAMLALRGKMSSALSQWEEMEDKAPTANMVCHLIENFEQIKTA, from the coding sequence ATGAAAGTAACAGAGCTGGCAAAAAGCCTTGGAACGACTGCTGATACGGTGCGCTATTACACGCGATTGGGACTGTTAAAACCTGCTAAGTCAGTGAACGGCTACAAGTCATACTCGAATAAGGAGGTATCGAGACTTAAATTCATTTTAAGTGCCAGAAACCTTGGTTTTTCCGTTGCTGATATCAAGCAAATTCTTAATGAATCTGAAGATGGTAAAAGTGCGTGCCCATTAGTCAGAAGCCTGATCAAAGAGCGGCTTGAAGAAACAGAAAAACAGTTTCAAGCAATGTTGGCACTTCGAGGAAAAATGTCTTCAGCTCTTTCTCAATGGGAAGAAATGGAAGACAAAGCACCGACTGCAAATATGGTTTGTCATCTCATCGAAAACTTTGAACAAATTAAAACGGCATAG